Genomic DNA from Alistipes indistinctus YIT 12060:
ATCCATCCGGGGCAGCGGACAAACCGGTGAAACGTGCTATTTCCGCCGTCCTTGCAATTCGGCAGTCAGCTCCCGCAACGGCTTCAACCGGTCGGGAGCCACCTCGAGCGCATCGAGCGCCAGATTCGCATCGGCGAAATAGGCCGCCACGGCCTTTTCGGTCAGCTCTCGAATGCCGAGCCGGTCGTAAATCGCCCTGACCCGTGCTATTTTTTCTGCCGGAACGATTGTGCGGTCCGACAGCAGTTCCAGCAGACTGCGGCGTGCCGGTTCATCGGCCCGTGCAAGCGCATTGGTCAGCAGGAAGGTCTTCTTACCTTCGAGGATGTCCCCGCCCACCGGTTTGCCGAACTCATCCGAATCGGCATACGTATCGAGCAGGTCGTCCTGCAACTGGAAGGCGAGTCCGATACTGATCCCGTATTTATACAACAGGTCGGTCGCCATATCGCTCCCACCGCCGCAAATGGCGCCGAGCTTCAACGCGCCGGCCAGCAACACCGCCGTTTTCAGTTCGATCATGCGCAAATATTCCGCCACCGACACATCGGTTCTCTTCTCGAAATCCATGTCGTACTGCTGCCCCTCGCACACGCCGACAGCCACTTCATTAAAAACCGTCAACAACCGGGGCAGCGACTTTTCGTCACAACCGGCCAGCAACCGGTAGGCATAAATCAGCATCGCATCGCCCGAAAGGATAGCCGTATTATCGTTCCATTTCTTGTGCACCGAGGGCTTCCCGCGCCG
This window encodes:
- a CDS encoding polyprenyl synthetase family protein — translated: MYSLHELIAMSERELAQLPYPARPAGLYEPIRYALGAGGKRIRPALVLMACNLFQEAVTAAKPAALAVEVFHNFTLLHDDIMDNADTRRGKPSVHKKWNDNTAILSGDAMLIYAYRLLAGCDEKSLPRLLTVFNEVAVGVCEGQQYDMDFEKRTDVSVAEYLRMIELKTAVLLAGALKLGAICGGGSDMATDLLYKYGISIGLAFQLQDDLLDTYADSDEFGKPVGGDILEGKKTFLLTNALARADEPARRSLLELLSDRTIVPAEKIARVRAIYDRLGIRELTEKAVAAYFADANLALDALEVAPDRLKPLRELTAELQGRRK